In Fusarium oxysporum f. sp. lycopersici 4287 chromosome 9, whole genome shotgun sequence, the genomic stretch CTCTCGCGCACCCTGTCTAAGCGGGAAACTCTTGGCAGGATCAATGTCAAAGAAGATGCAGACAAAGATGACAGCGAGAATCATGTACAGCTCCTGCTCGGAGAACACACCCTTTGGATTCTCACTCGTCTTGAGGGGCAGGTTAAACATCCTCGCGACAAAGTGCGTGTGCGCAACGTTACCCACGTCCCGTACAACATCAACCTGCATCTTCCCCGCAAGTCTGTACGACTTCTCCGCGAGTAGTTTCTCAGCGGTCGTCGCATAAAACGACTTCACTGCATTGCGCCACGTGTCGTTGTACAAGAGCTTGCCCATGCACTTACGCTGCTGGGCGTGCAGCGCCGTGTCGCCCGATAGCATGAAGCGACCGCCTGCTTCGCCCATGAGGTGCTTGAGGCCTTCTTCCCAGCAGACGCGGTACTTTTGCTGGTCCTCGAGAATGTACTTTGCCGCGTTGTACCCGATGATATTGATACGTGTGGCTGTGGGTTCGGGACGGGAAAAGTCAAAACGGTCTGCGCGCTTGATGTTTGTGAGGATCTTCTCGTTCTCAGAGGGGATGACCATTGGGTAGTGAGCGTAGACGGAGTTGCCCTTGAAGTGCTGGGGGAATGCACGGAGGAAGAGTTTGTAAAAGACACAGCCGTGGTTGACCTTGAGATCGTAATCGACTTCCTTGTATCCCCAGTTCGTCAAGTGGCGAGGGTTGTAGTCGGTGGTGTAGTACCTATCACCTCTGACCAGCGCCACGGCATCGGAGAGGACGACTCGAGAGATGGTGTAAGTCGGTGCGATACCAACACCAGGAACCATGGGAGTCTTTGCTTCCTCGGCGACGATGCCAGGGTACAACTCGACGTAATCAGGATGCTGATACAGATTGCGCAGGGCATCAGCGACGGAGGGATCAGAGTTGATGTCCTCAAACGTCTCATACGCCTTCAACCCGAAATGCTTCCTAAACTCATTCAATCCCGCCAAGTTCCACTTCCTCCCACGCATGATACCCAGCATCTCAATAGGCTTCATGATGCGTGGAACATTACGTCCGCCGAATGCACCACCAGGCTGTTCAATAGCCGTAGCCAGCGCCTCAACCAGTTCATCATCGTTGAACTTGCCATCAGGACCTCTCTTGAAGCCGCCAAAGGTTCTCTCACTCGGCTCATCAGCAACACTAGCCTCGAACGCTTTGAGTGCCTTCATCATAGTCTGCAGGTTCATAGGCCCATAGTTCTCACCAAGAAGCTCAGTGTAGAAATCCTGAACCCACTTGTCGTCCATCTCTGAGAGACACGAGTGCCAGCGATAGCAAAGGTTGAATTCAGCAGAGACGACGTTTCCAGTGCCACTCTCCGACAAGTCCTTCGTGCCGACACTAACGCCCATTTCCTGTCTCGGATCAAGAGTCCACGTCGTATCAACCCTGTTCAAATTGATGATGTTTCTCACATAGTCAATAAgcgtgatgttgatgtacAGCCCACTGGTAACAAGTCTCGCTGTTTCGAAGAGCTCCGTGTCGCGCTTCTTCCAAGCAGCATCTGCAGCTTCGGGGGAGAGATGCTCAGCTGGTTTGGAGAAGCGACCGCCCTCGTTGATGTCTGCGAGGTTCGTGGCGACATGGTTGTGAAAGCGGTTGaacatgatgagaaggatgggAACACCGGGTGGATTACCGATCAGACGCTTATCAGCGAAACAATCAGGTTTCAATTGACCGTCCTTGAATGTTCTGATTGAGTCGCGGTCTTTTTCGGTTGAGCCGTAGAGAGGGGCGAGGTCGAGATAGGAGGAGGAGTCGTTCTGGTTAGGGTCTTGGAGGTTTGTCCAGAAGAGGTCTGCGGATGTTAGTCAATTGATGAGGCATGAGGTGAATGGAGGGAGCTTACCGTGAATGATAATAGTGGCCCAGTACCAAAGAATACTCGAAACATTGTTCGGATTCTTCCTAAAAGCGTCTCTCGCAAAGACACTCTCGAAAATAGCCTCGGGATCAGGCTGCGCACCGAGACTCATGCCCTTGGGACGGACGGTTCTAGAGTAGGGGGTTCTCGCGGCGCCCAATTGAGGAAGATACGGGTTCTAAATCGTCAGTACCAATTAACTAAGCATCGGCGGAAGCAAGACAGAGTGTAGACTTACATTGTTGGACCCATCAGGCTGCCTGAACCGAAACTTGTCTCCCATGTACAGCATAGGTGGATGATCGATCGAGTTCCAAAGCTGCGAGATGAAACTATTCGTCAAAGACTCCTGAACCTTGGAGTGATCACTCAGATTAGCGACGAGCTGGATCGTGCGCTCCATGATCATCGTCTTGTCATCCTGTTGAGTTTCACCCTTGACTTTGGCCTTGACGATCTCGAGCAACGTCTTCAGATCTACTTCAATCAGCTTCATTCACTCAACACTCCATTCATCAATCACTACACCAGCTTCACGCTCAAGACGAATGGCAAAGTGGAGATTGAGAACATACCTCTTCCACGAAGACGTCGAATGTCTTGCTTCAAACCCGGTCTATTCTCCACAACACGATACGACCCATCGCCCATCTCCTTCGGGAGCGGCCGTTTACTCGCGACACGGAGTtgcttgaagctcttgacgATACCATCCTTCTTATCGCTGTTAGGAAGAGGCTTAGCTTCAGATTTGGTAGAAGACgaagcaggagaagattTCTTCTCGTAGCCGTTTGTAGCTACGCCATTCTTGTGTTCCGCCATGATTGCAGTAAAGCTTCAAAACAAAAACACCAGAGGGTGAGAagcttcaacaagaacagtAAGAAGCTGGGAGCGGGGAGAGGGGAGCTGGGAGGGTGGACGTACGCCTCTTTatcttgtctcttctctcaagcACATGCGAGCTGCAACACAGTACAAGACCAGCTTGAGACCATGCAAGCTCCCAAGACACGGCATTCCAACCTCCGCTCTCCAAAACCCAATAAAACACACATATTGACAAACCAGATGCAGTGGAACAAGACCTACGCGGAGCCGGACGCCCTCCTAGCTCCAAAAGAAGGTCAATCACCCTTGGAGATCCATGGATCTACAGCGCCACTTGAGACAAGAGTATTTGTAAGTGAGGGTAGATCTCTCTGCCATGTCTGAGATCTTTGTCTTGCTTCCGAGACACAAGTCTATGCACATGCAGCTACCTACCTGCATCAATCCCTATTTGGTTTATTGATATTGATGCTCGCATGATGCCGTGGCTTCAGCCCAATTCTTCCCAAGGTCACCAACTAAAAGCTACAAGCTCCAGCCAAAATCGATAGCGGACCGACCCGGTCTAAGCTGAAGCCGTCCCAATACGGCAGACTAACCAGCTGATCGACCAACCCGGCATTTACAAAAAATCTGGCCCTAAGCTTTTTTAGCGCAGTCACCTTCAACTGAGACACTTGATAATCAGCACGGTGTGAGTGGTCACTTTCAGAGCTGAAAGTCCTCTTTGGGAAAAGGGTGCGGAGGCGGGAGAGATAAAATGACGTGGTGTATTTTGTTTGGAGGGCTGAAACTGTATTAATATCCATTGTCTTGGAAACGATCCCCTTGCTTGAGTGTGCAGTAAATGGTACTGGATATCAGCCTTGATACAAATAAGCAATATTGAAGAAGCCATTGAGGCAAAGCAATAGCATCAGCTCATTTGCAATAGACAATACTCTCTCCCCTGCCTCTCCCAGTTCCCTCCGTCGATCCCTCACCACTCACCCGGTCCTCCCCAAGCTCCCATTTTCAGCTCGCCGATCCCTACCCCTAACGCCAATCCTGCACCTTTTTCGACCTCCTCATTATTGGATCGTCCCTCAGCCCAGAGACGGTTCCCCACTCCTCCCAAGATCCAATCTTAATCCCTAGATCTCATTCTCCACAGCGGGATAAAGATCGACCCAATATCCACTTTGGGCAGGGTACAGATCTGCATCGCACAGGTTTTCATACTGTAGACTGCATACTGTGCGGTAGGGAACACTTTATTGATCCTTCGCAGTGAGGGAGGTGCGGAAAATACCCGGCCTCAAATGCAGCTCTCACCAGAATCAGTCACTGAAGGTTGTGCAATAACGGTTTGTGACACTCTTTGTACCTCATCACACAACTCCAGCGCTATGCGTCCTCTATCTGGCTATGCATGCTCTATTTGGTCCTTAGGTCATGTACATAAAAGTCCAGCTTATCGCTCTCATAAACATGGCCCTTCGGCTGTCCCGCGCCCCGGTAAATATTGTCAATCGAATGCTGATGAAATGTATCCTGGTGATTACAATTGAGAATATGATCCAGCCCCGGGGGATGCGTCAATCGAAAGATGCCATACCTAAAAATTGTCAGTGTCTACTCAAGTCTCACTTTGATCGCGTGACCTACGATGGCTGAAACTTCGGTGCGCATACAATCGCAACACTCTCAGGCATCATAACCTGATACCCAGCATGCGTATGCAAATCCCTCGAGCTCATAAAACACGTCTGCGTCGGATGCGTGTGAATCCaccccagcagcagcaaatcCTCCTTCATGCAGTAATCAAACATGACCTCCTCGTTCTCCGTCTCACATGTATCCGACGTACACTTCTGATCCGGGATCAAGAGACACCGCACAAACAGCGCATTGTTGATCGGAGTGCCGCACAACATACCGCACATTTCCAGCCCGCGACGTGTATTGTCCGCTGCAATGTCGAGGAATTTCTGGCGCAAGTTTTTCGGAATGAAGAGGGAGCGTATTGGATCGCCGTTCTCGAGGTATGCGCCTGGTTTAAAGGTGAGACGCTCTTTTTTGGGGAGTGTTGGGGGGGTGTCGAGGGCTTCTTTGCGGGGGACTTCGGGACGCGCGGGTTGGGGTGATGGTGAGGGGATGAGAGGTGCGTAGCCTGGTAGAGGGACTTTTTGAGGAAGAGCTGGTGGGAGACTTTGTAATGATGGTGTGTGTAGAGGTTCTTTTGGTGGAGGAGCGACGGGTTCCTTCGGTGGGCGACTTGGCTGTATTGAAGGTATTGGTGTTTGGCCCTCGTATTCAACGGCTCGTGGTCTCGAGATCGATGGATAACTGTACGTATGTGACGTCGGTCGGTAATCATCATCAGTCCGTCTCTCCTGCGCCGAATCAAGAGCATGCCTCGTCGCCTCCATCTGCCGCCTCagatcctcatcatctccaatcCTCGCCCCATCCCACTGATCCCATCTCccacctcttcttctcgacatgATATCCTCATCTGTAATTCCTGACTGTCTCGTAGCCCTCCTCGCAGTGTCCCTCCTCATCAATTCCTTCTGCGCAAGATCAACAGCCAGATCTTGATTGTCAAACGCGTCCAGAATCTTTGCATTGCCCGTCAAACTCGGATCGCGCGCTGCAAATTGTTCATATCGTGACGACGGCTCGGGCTCGGTATTCGCTTTTGGCGACTGCGCCATTCGTTCCCATTCTTTGACGGCATTCTCGATCTCGGGTTTGagctgttcaagatcttggatgACACGCTGTATGCGTCTCGATAACGCTTTGTACACCTTTTTGTTCTCGGGATCTTTGGCCTGGGGATGTGACGGGATGTACTTGAGGACGAGTATGGAGTGTCGATATAGCATCATATAAGCTCTTCCGAAATCGCCATCCGAGACTGCAAACGAGGCCTACAACGTTAGCTGCACACAAACAAAGATGCCGATAGGATTAGCAACAAACCTCTTGGTACAGCGTCTCAGCCGCACGTATCCAGTGCTTAACAGGAATGTTCGTGTTAAACTTGAAGTTCTCCGCCTGAGCCACCAGCTCCTTGACGGTCTGCGGCCTGGTCGGCCTCATCGCAATCCTCGAGTCCATGGCGAAATATGAAAGACGAGAGTGACTTTCGCAGAGCTGAAGATGACTGTGTTAGAGTCGTCGAGGGTTATATCCAGTTCATGGTCGGGCGCCGCGTAGCTTGTTACTCAAAACAGTCCAACGTTTTAGAGCTGCCTGGTGATGGAATCATTGAGAAAACGGGTCCTGTGACGACGCGCCCGTTGTTCGGTACCTTGATTGCCCCTCCATGCCCAATGGCGGGGAATTCATTTACCCGATGCTGATTCCAAAAAGGAGGGATATGCAAGTAACCCAAAATGATGAAACGTCAGCCTCAAATTTGTGGCGCGGCAGCCACTTCTCGAATCATGGAGTAGATGGCGTGTTTTCTTCACTGGCTGAGTCCGTGGCCGAGTATGATCTTGCATTTGAACTGCATTCCTCATAAGTATGGTACGTCGAGTCGGATACGCCTTGGATATCTTGATAAGCACAAACGTTTGAATGGGCATAAGCATACCAAAGCATGGCTAGCAGCTGGTTACCAGCAGACTTCGTGATAAAGCGTAGGCACATATCTGCTTGATTCAGGGCTTAGGTTCGGGGAAACCGGGTCATGATCCTTGACGAAATACTTCCATAAGAGGCAACAAGACAGACGACGGAAGAAGATGCACATGTTTACAGAGTGCTTGATCAGGCAAGATCTCATCATGAAGTATAGAATGTGATATATCTGCCAAGAGAAAGCTATCTCTTGGTTAACCCCCAAACTTCGCATCATatctcagcttcatcatgatcatgcCGCCACCATGTCGTGTCGGCCAAATAAACCCCACGGTGAAGGACGGTTATCGGCCCATCTATCCACGCCCATGACACCTCAGGTAAGGGGGGCATTGACCACGGTGTGGCCATGAGGGCCTTTGTTATTGAGGCTGCCAGGATAATATGCCGTATCCTCATCGAGTTGGGCATCTCCTGGGAAGAATTTTTGTAAGGGGCCGACGAGTTCAAAAGCCGGCGTATCCCCCAGGTCTTGGATGGTTATAAAGTCTAGCATCATATCTCAATTCAAGCTCATCATATCTCTTATACCTCTCATATCATATCGCTCACTTACATCTTCAAAATGGaagccatcaagaacaactCCATCGTCTCAAGCGTCGGGATCGACATCGACACCACCCGCAGAAGTAAACCACCCTCACTACCTCTCAAAACCTCAACTAACATCCCCAGCTGCTGTCAACGCCGCAATTGACATCTTCACAATTGACCAAGGGCACGTCACCCTCCCCGACGACCTCTGCCCTCTCGACGCCCTCTCCAGCATACTTCGCAACATCTCCTCAGTCTTCGAGCTCGACGTCAGCGCTGATCTCGACCTAACCTGCCGTAACATCCTGCACCGCATTCTCCAATTCATCTTCGACACCAACACCCAGTCCGCCCTCGAAGAAGACTCCGAGATCTTTGCCCATCTGAGCTCCAAGCAAAAAGCCCGTATTCTCGCACAGGCCATTGCCGCATTCACAGTAATTTTCCAGCGCTTAGCTCAGACTGGCGAGAAGGTCACTTATGGCGTTCTGAACCGCGAGGCACAGCTCTTCACGGAGAGTGATCAGCGCGCGTTGATGCAGAGTCTCATTGAAGGCGGTGCTGTTTTTGAGAATTGTACTCGGAAGAGCGACATTGCTGAAGCTATTCTCTCTGCTATTGACGCAGACGAAGACGCAGCGACACCTCAGCCCGTTGCTGCAGATGACAAGCAAGACTTTATGTTCTCCCCCAGCGCAGCTCAAGAGCACAAGAACATGGGCGTTCCCTGGGGATTCAGCATCATGGCGATCAACTAAACCACATCACGAACTTCAACTTGACGACTGGCGTTTTTTGAAAGGACTCTCCGATTAGCGCGGCGCTCATAAAGTGCCAGGTATTTGCATTATCATAATCCGCGTACTGTAGAATATAACTCAACTCATGGTCTATTTTTCTTTCATCTCTCTCGTCATTACTGAGGTGCTTCCTTGCCCTGGCTTTGAGCTGCGGTCTGAATCTGAATGATCTctgtctttttcttctccagctttTCTTGTGTCTCCTTGATTGTGTCTTCTAGTCGTGTACTGAGAATATTAGCACGCGATATGTAGTGAGGGCAAAGTGCTCACATTTCACCACTGATAAAGTCCAGACGACCCTTGACTGTgttctcagcctcaaactTGTCTTGCTTCAGCAACACTGGCCCAGCGAGCTTGTAGATTGTCTCTCCCTCTTGTAGTCGCTCAATTCCTGACCCTCATTAGACCATGCTCACTGTATCTCAAAACATCACTTACCTGCTGCACGCCAACATTCTCCTGCTTCTGACCCTCCAACTTCTGTCGCGACCCACAGCGTTCTGAAGTTCTACTCCCAATCAGCATAATTCCCCCTCCAAATGTACACAAACATACCGCCTTGAAGCTTCTGGAAGTCCTCAGACAGCGCCTGTAACCGTGCTTGAGGATCCGACATGATGATGTAAACAGCGGTAAATTATCACTAAGCAGACGTAAAAAACCTGCTGCCTATTTCTGATTCGTCTTTTTTTGAGTGTACTGTAGTTGTCGCCTAAATCGCCAAGGCAGAGGTCGAGAAAGTCGAGGTAAAGGTTGTGCAGCCCCTCTCTGCCCCGCTATAAGCATTGCGCTCAATCAATCCAATCCAACCATGGATCTTGATGTTTCCCCGCCAATTCAATCCACCACAGCCTGTACCTGTCCGTCTGTACCTACTGTTCTGCTTGCTGCTGCACTACTTCCTCATCACCGTCCACCGTCTTTAATCCGACTTGAACGTCCCGAGGTTCTGTCTGTTCCCTCCTCCACTCTCTCTTCGACTTCCCCTTACTCCTCTGGGAGCCTCGAGTCTCGTCACCCCCTCCCCCACGTTCATCGACCCCAAACAACGTCACCATGTCGACCAACTTCCGCGATCGCGCCATCGCAGAGGTGCAAAAGGCCATCACAGCCGACCACAACAAGGAGTACCAAAAAGCCTTCGACCTATACATGTCCTCCATGGAACTCTGGGTCAAGGCGCTCAAGTGggagaagaacaaggcccTTAAAGTCACCAtgcaggagaagatggcgacgTACCTCGACCGCGCAGAAAAGCTCAAGCAATTCCTCGCCGCCGAGAACGAAAACGCAAACGGCGGCGGAAAGGCTATCATGGGCGCTAACGGCAGCTCAACTGGCAAGGGGAAGCCGCAGGCtggtgaggacgacgatagCAAGAAGTTGCGCAATGCGCTGTCTGGTGCTATTCTCCAGGAGAGGCCCAACGTGCGGTGGGAGGATATCGCTGGTCTCGAGGGTGCGAAGGAGACGTTGAAGGAGGCTGTTGTTCTCCCCATCAAGTTCCCCAGTCTGTTCCAGGGCAAGCGACAGGCGTGGAAGGGTATCTTGCTGTACGGTCCTCCAGGAACAGGTAAAAGTTACCTCGCCAAGGCTGTAGCGACAGAGGCGAACAGTACCTTTTTCAGTATCAGTAGTTCCGACTTGGTCAGCAAATGGATGGGTGAAAGTGAAAGGTACGTTCCCTGCAGCCATTTGGTGCTCTATCTAACCCCTGCAGACTTGTCAAGCTTCTCTTCTCTATGGCGCGCGAAAACAAGCCCTCAGTTATCTTCATCGACGAGATCGATGCCCTCTGCGGCCCAAGAGGTGAAGGCGAATCCGAAGCCTCACGCCGTATAAAGACCGAGATACTTGTTCAGATGGACGGTGTAGGCAACGACAGCAAGGGTATTCTGGTCCTGGGCGCCACCAATATTCCCTGGCAATTAGACGCTGCTATTCGCCGACGTTTCCAGCGCCGTGTGCATATTGGTCTTCCCGACATGAATGGTCGCGCGCGCATGTTCAAGCTAGCCATCGGCGACACTGAGACCTCTCTCCAGGCTAGCGATTACAATATTCTTGCTGCCAAGTCCGATGGAATGTCGGGTAGTGATATCGCCAACGTTGTTCAATCTGCTCTTATGCGACCGGT encodes the following:
- a CDS encoding prostaglandin-endoperoxide synthase 1, with amino-acid sequence MAEHKNGVATNGYEKKSSPASSSTKSEAKPLPNSDKKDGIVKSFKQLRVASKRPLPKEMGDGSYRVVENRPGLKQDIRRLRGRDLKTLLEIVKAKVKGETQQDDKTMIMERTIQLVANLSDHSKVQESLTNSFISQLWNSIDHPPMLYMGDKFRFRQPDGSNNNPYLPQLGAARTPYSRTVRPKGMSLGAQPDPEAIFESVFARDAFRKNPNNVSSILWYWATIIIHDLFWTNLQDPNQNDSSSYLDLAPLYGSTEKDRDSIRTFKDGQLKPDCFADKRLIGNPPGVPILLIMFNRFHNHVATNLADINEGGRFSKPAEHLSPEAADAAWKKRDTELFETARLVTSGLYINITLIDYVRNIINLNRVDTTWTLDPRQEMGVSVGTKDLSESGTGNVVSAEFNLCYRWHSCLSEMDDKWVQDFYTELLGENYGPMNLQTMMKALKAFEASVADEPSERTFGGFKRGPDGKFNDDELVEALATAIEQPGGAFGGRNVPRIMKPIEMLGIMRGRKWNLAGLNEFRKHFGLKAYETFEDINSDPSVADALRNLYQHPDYVELYPGIVAEEAKTPMVPGVGIAPTYTISRVVLSDAVALVRGDRYYTTDYNPRHLTNWGYKEVDYDLKVNHGCVFYKLFLRAFPQHFKGNSVYAHYPMVIPSENEKILTNIKRADRFDFSRPEPTATRINIIGYNAAKYILEDQQKYRVCWEEGLKHLMGEAGGRFMLSGDTALHAQQRKCMGKLLYNDTWRNAVKSFYATTAEKLLAEKSYRLAGKMQVDVVRDVGNVAHTHFVARMFNLPLKTSENPKGVFSEQELYMILAVIFVCIFFDIDPAKSFPLRQGAREVAQKLGGIIEMNVKLANSIGVKGLFTSKPDKNDDPLARYGENMAKGLKKAGLSTEDIVWSQILPTAGAMVPNQAQVVSQTSPTRQLSE
- a CDS encoding prostaglandin-endoperoxide synthase 1; translated protein: MAEHKNGVATNGYEKKSSPASSSTKSEAKPLPNSDKKDGIVKSFKQLRVASKRPLPKEMGDGSYRVVENRPGLKQDIRRLRGRDLKTLLEIVKAKVKGETQQDDKTMIMERTIQLVANLSDHSKVQESLTNSFISQLWNSIDHPPMLYMGDKFRFRQPDGSNNNPYLPQLGAARTPYSRTVRPKGMSLGAQPDPEAIFESVFARDAFRKNPNNVSSILWYWATIIIHDLFWTNLQDPNQNDSSSYLDLAPLYGSTEKDRDSIRTFKDGQLKPDCFADKRLIGNPPGVPILLIMFNRFHNHVATNLADINEGGRFSKPAEHLSPEAADAAWKKRDTELFETARLVTSGLYINITLIDYVRNIINLNRVDTTWTLDPRQEMGVSVGTKDLSESGTGNVVSAEFNLCYRWHSCLSEMDDKWVQDFYTELLGENYGPMNLQTMMKALKAFEASVADEPSERTFGGFKRGPDGKFNDDELVEALATAIEQPGGAFGGRNVPRIMKPIEMLGIMRGRKWNLAGLNEFRKHFGLKAYETFEDINSDPSVADALRNLYQHPDYVELYPGIVAEEAKTPMVPGVGIAPTYTISRVVLSDAVALVRGDRYYTTDYNPRHLTNWGYKEVDYDLKVNHGCVFYKLFLRAFPQHFKGNSVYAHYPMVIPSENEKILTNIKRADRFDFSRPEPTATRINIIGYNAAKYILEDQQKYRVCWEEGLKHLMGEAGGRFMLSGDTALHAQQRKCMGKLLYNDTWRNAVKSFYATTAEKLLAEKSYRLAGKMQVDVVRDVGNVAHTHFVARMFNLPLKTSENPKGVFSEQELYMILAVIFVCIFFDIDPAKSFPLRQGAREVAQKLGGIIEMNVKLANSIGVKGLFTSKPDKNDDPLARYGENMAKGLKKAGLSTEDIVWSQILPTAGAMVPNQAQVFAQTLDWYLSPAGEKYRPELARIAALETGDETDALLLGYAMEGIRMAGTFGLYREATGPDTIHEDDGRSIPVNAGDRVFVSFVQAAQDPKIFPNPGVVDPKRPLDKYIHYGVGPHACLGRDISQVALTELFRAVFRKKGVRRVPGAQGELKKVPRPGGFFVYMTEDWGSIWPFPTSMKITWDE
- a CDS encoding hypothetical protein (At least one base has a quality score < 10); protein product: MMLYRHSILVLKYIPSHPQAKDPENKKVYKALSRRIQRVIQDLEQLKPEIENAVKEWERMAQSPKANTEPEPSSRYEQFAARDPSLTGNAKILDAFDNQDLAVDLAQKELMRRDTARRATRQSGITDEDIMSRRRGGRWDQWDGARIGDDEDLRRQMEATRHALDSAQERRTDDDYRPTSHTYSYPSISRPRAVEYEGQTPIPSIQPSRPPKEPVAPPPKEPLHTPSLQSLPPALPQKVPLPGYAPLIPSPSPQPARPEVPRKEALDTPPTLPKKERLTFKPGAYLENGDPIRSLFIPKNLRQKFLDIAADNTRRGLEMCGMLCGTPINNALFVRCLLIPDQKCTSDTCETENEEVMFDYCMKEDLLLLGWIHTHPTQTCFMSSRDLHTHAGYQVMMPESVAIVCAPKFQPSYGIFRLTHPPGLDHILNCNHQDTFHQHSIDNIYRGAGQPKGHVYESDKLDFYVHDLRTK
- a CDS encoding hypothetical protein (At least one base has a quality score < 10), giving the protein MDSRIAMRPTRPQTVKELVAQAENFKFNTNIPVKHWIRAAETLYQEASFAVSDGDFGRAYMMLYRHSILVLKYIPSHPQAKDPENKKVYKALSRRIQRVIQDLEQLKPEIENAVKEWERMAQSPKANTEPEPSSRYEQFAARDPSLTGNAKILDAFDNQDLAVDLAQKELMRRDTARRATRQSGITDEDIMSRRRGGRWDQWDGARIGDDEDLRRQMEATRHALDSAQERRTDDDYRPTSHTYSYPSISRPRAVEYEGQTPIPSIQPSRPPKEPVAPPPKEPLHTPSLQSLPPALPQKVPLPGYAPLIPSPSPQPARPEVPRKEALDTPPTLPKKERLTFKPGAYLENGDPIRSLFIPKNLRQKFLDIAADNTRRGLEMCGMLCGTPINNALFVRCLLIPDQKCTSDTCETENEEVMFDYCMKEDLLLLGWIHTHPTQTCFMSSRDLHTHAGYQVMMPESVAIVCAPKFQPSYGIFRLTHPPGLDHILNCNHQDTFHQHSIDNIYRGAGQPKGHVYESDKLDFYVHDLRTK
- a CDS encoding hypothetical protein (At least one base has a quality score < 10), encoding MEAIKNNSIVSSVGIDIDTTRRTAVNAAIDIFTIDQGHVTLPDDLCPLDALSSILRNISSVFELDVSADLDLTCRNILHRILQFIFDTNTQSALEEDSEIFAHLSSKQKARILAQAIAAFTVIFQRLAQTGEKVTYGVLNREAQLFTESDQRALMQSLIEGGAVFENCTRKSDIAEAILSAIDADEDAATPQPVAADDKQDFMFSPSAAQEHKNMGVPWGFSIMAIN
- a CDS encoding prefoldin beta subunit (At least one base has a quality score < 10) translates to MSDPQARLQALSEDFQKLQGGITLWVATEVGGSEAGECWRAAGIERLQEGETIYKLAGPVLLKQDKFEAENTVKGRLDFISGEITRLEDTIKETQEKLEKKKTEIIQIQTAAQSQGKEAPQ
- a CDS encoding vacuolar protein sorting-associated protein 4, which produces MSTNFRDRAIAEVQKAITADHNKEYQKAFDLYMSSMELWVKALKWEKNKALKVTMQEKMATYLDRAEKLKQFLAAENENANGGGKAIMGANGSSTGKGKPQAGEDDDSKKLRNALSGAILQERPNVRWEDIAGLEGAKETLKEAVVLPIKFPSLFQGKRQAWKGILLYGPPGTGKSYLAKAVATEANSTFFSISSSDLVSKWMGESERLVKLLFSMARENKPSVIFIDEIDALCGPRGEGESEASRRIKTEILVQMDGVGNDSKGILVLGATNIPWQLDAAIRRRFQRRVHIGLPDMNGRARMFKLAIGDTETSLQASDYNILAAKSDGMSGSDIANVVQSALMRPVRKILQATHFKPVMKDGKRMLTPCSPGDPEKIEMTYDDVSSDELLAPDVALKDFEMALDDSHPTVSKDDIARQIEWTNEFGSEGA